CCGCCGCTTCGCGAGCGACCGCCGCCGAGGTGTCGATCACATCTATCCAGTCCAGCGCCTCGTCGACCGCGCCGAGGTCCGTCGATCCCGTCTTGAACACCTCTCCTTGATACACTTCGAACAGCACGAGCGGCGGAGCGACCGCACGCTCGTCGGCGTGAGACTCGACATATTCGACGGCGGGGGATCGTCCGGCGAGGTAATCGATGAGGACGCTACTGTCGTACAGTGTCACCGCGAGTCGACCCCGCGTTTCATCTCCCGGCGTTTCTCTCGGGCGCGCTCCGGCGCGTCGGTTCCCTCCCACAGACCGGCCCCGGACCGCATATCCTCGCGGCGCTCGCGAAGCAACCGCGTCAGCAGGTCGTCGAAGGTCTCGTCGTCGCCTTTCAGCGACGCGAGTGCGGCGTGTGTCTCCTCGTCGACGCGGATGCTCTTGCTCATATCTGCTCGTATACTACCTCGTATACAATATCCTTTCGCCGCCGTTGCCGTTCGTACCGTCGATCAAGGCTATTCGTACTCGCTCCCGACGACCTCGCGGATGCGCTCCGCGGTCACCGGGCCGACGCCGTCGACCTCCAGGAGGTCGTCCTCGGGCGCGGTCATCACGGCCTCGACGGTGCCGAAGTGTTCCAGCAGGGTGCGTGCCGTGACCGGGCCGATGTCCGCGATGGCGGA
The sequence above is a segment of the Halorubrum sp. 2020YC2 genome. Coding sequences within it:
- a CDS encoding antitoxin VapB family protein, which translates into the protein MSKSIRVDEETHAALASLKGDDETFDDLLTRLLRERREDMRSGAGLWEGTDAPERAREKRREMKRGVDSR
- a CDS encoding PIN domain-containing protein — protein: MTLYDSSVLIDYLAGRSPAVEYVESHADERAVAPPLVLFEVYQGEVFKTGSTDLGAVDEALDWIDVIDTSAAVAREAAVLQDALRDQGDPLAARDAFIAGAAVAQDERLAVSDTDFSVDGIRDALEVDFV